A genomic window from Spiroplasma endosymbiont of Labia minor includes:
- the mutM gene encoding DNA-formamidopyrimidine glycosylase encodes MPELPEVRTVIKILKSSIVGEIISDVRIFWNTLVKFPTKEDLIKRIINKKITDLKSFGKWIFFMLENDDVLVSHLRMTGMWYFEKQSDQFWNQKHLHAVIDFKNGNRISFYDSRGFGVLNLYTKEEFNLKGPQTRMGPEPWDDNFTFENIKPKIFKSKRAIKSIILDQSVISGIGNIYADEILFASSINPERSGDSLNDNEIKQIIIHSKKILEDAILNGGTTIHSYHPKIGETGGFQDKLKIHLRKGKECLRCGKIVMKIRVGERGTYFCPQCQK; translated from the coding sequence ATGCCAGAATTACCAGAAGTTAGAACAGTTATTAAAATATTGAAATCAAGTATTGTTGGTGAAATTATATCTGATGTACGAATTTTTTGAAATACATTAGTGAAATTTCCAACAAAAGAAGATTTAATAAAAAGGATAATAAATAAAAAAATTACAGATTTAAAATCATTTGGTAAATGAATTTTTTTTATGCTGGAAAATGATGATGTATTGGTATCACATTTAAGGATGACAGGAATGTGATATTTTGAAAAACAATCTGATCAATTTTGAAACCAAAAACATCTTCATGCTGTTATTGATTTCAAAAATGGTAATAGAATTTCTTTTTATGATTCAAGAGGATTTGGCGTTCTAAATTTGTACACAAAAGAGGAATTTAATTTAAAAGGACCGCAAACAAGAATGGGACCTGAACCTTGAGATGATAATTTCACTTTTGAAAATATTAAACCAAAAATTTTTAAATCCAAACGGGCAATAAAATCAATTATTTTAGATCAAAGTGTGATTTCTGGAATTGGCAACATTTATGCAGACGAAATTTTGTTTGCCTCAAGCATTAATCCAGAAAGAAGCGGCGATTCATTGAATGACAATGAAATTAAGCAAATTATAATTCATTCAAAAAAAATTTTAGAAGACGCAATATTGAACGGAGGAACTACAATACATAGTTATCATCCAAAAATTGGTGAAACTGGGGGTTTTCAAGACAAATTAAAAATTCATTTAAGAAAAGGCAAAGAATGTTTACGTTGTGGCAAAATTGTTATGAAAATTCGTGTTGGAGAAAGGGGCACTTACTTTTGCCCTCAATGTCAAAAATAA